TAAGAACTTATGGACAAAATGTGGAAGAATATCATGTTCAATACTCGTTAAATGCGTGGAGACGGGacagcctgtgtttgttttggtttcacaGAGCTGTTCATAACAACATAATCATCTCATCAACCTGTCAGTCCCTCCTCTGTTTGGATAACACTCACACCTATTACTTATTCTCTTTAATTGCTTATGGCTTTGTTCCCAAATACTGCTTCATGTTAACAGCTTTATTATATTGTATCTGTTGTGCAATATTGAAGACCCATTATTACTCAGGAGAAGACTATCATTCATATCTGCATAATGGCTTGATTAGTTCTCTGTGGATCTTAATACACGTTATAGTTACCTTATCAAGATGTCTTTGATCtactatattatattacattctaatttctttgtgttatatttattattattattggagctgttattttttcatttgtcaaTCTTGAGTGAAAAAAtgctaaatctgtaaataataatgagTGTTGTCCTGTGTTTGCAGAATGATGTTGCAGCACACCGGTCCCTCGCTGGCTGACATCAGCTGCTCCGCCCTGGTGCCCTGCCTCTCCCCGCCGGGCAGCCTCACCCTGGACGACTTCACCAACTTCACCCCCATCGTGAAGGAGGAGCTGCGGCTCGCCATCCAGTCCAAACGCCTGTCCAACGGGCTGAGCGCCGACGTGAGCTCCgactgctccagctccgacCTGACCTCCCTGCACTACCAGGACGGACAAGGCGTCAAGAGAgaggtgaggaagagggggaggaagaacACAGATACTTTGCTGATAACACATTGTAAACCcatcagggcagactgggctctggttattgaatattaaagcatggaaacatttcacaggaacctggaaattagcataatatgttaAGTAGAAGTAGCGATACTAATTATGTAAAAGTCAGGCTTTCAAAGTCTTACTAAATTGAAAGTACTATTGCCATACAAATATACTCGAACCAAAAGTAGTGATTGTACTGTTTATGGATAAAGTATTCTAAGCTTATATTTCATTCTTCGATTTTTCAGTTCACACCTCAGGAgcaagagaggagaaagagaaggagggagaggaataAGGTCGCTGCTGCCAAGTGTCGCaacaggaagaaggagaagaccGAGACTCTGCAGCAGGTACTATTCAACTTCTATGAACTCCTACAAAGAACTCGCATAATAAAGATTTGACATCCAACATAAATGTAGAGCTTTACCAACTGGTTTAACCCTCCTCTTGCTCTCTTTTCTGCAGGAGTCAGAGAAACTAGAGACAGTGAACGCAGAACTGAAGGCTCAGATCGAGGAGCTGAAGACGCAGAAGCAGCAGCTCGTCTACATGCTCAACCTGCACCGACCCACCTGCATCGTCCGCGCCCAAAATGGCCAAACCCCCGAGGACGAGAGGAACCTCTTCATCCAACACATCAAGGAGAGCACTTTACAATTCCACAACCTagtctcctcctccaccacgtCTACCGCCACGTCCACCTCGTCGTCCACGTCCTTCTCGACACTCGCACCTCTAGACGGAGGCCTTCTGACCCTCGATAGCATCCACTGCCACTAACGAGCGATCAAGCCACTTTTCAAAGACTTGCAATGTCTCATCCCAACGCAGCACAGATTGTAAGAGAAGCAGGTGGACGACTACGACTTGAGAATGACAGTGACATTAAAAAGTAAACGCCATTGGATGACTCCTCGGTCTCGTTCGCCGCCAACAAAGCTGCTAAAGAGAGATAGAGGCCCCTCCCACTCCCTGAATCCACAGCTGCTGAttggacagaaaaaaacattacaaacagtCACGTCCAAGAACAGATGCCAAAGCActaaaacacatcttttttttatttactggtATTTTGAATAGTCAGAGTTTTGTACCAAAGTTTGTTTTGCAAGGTGTTCACGGCACATCATTTGTTTCTCAGAGGGAAGTAGACGCTGATCGACTGAGTGTCTGTAAAGCCAGACAAGTGTGCAAGAAAtcaccttaaaaaaagacattgtgCTGCTTAGTGTATAAAGCAAAGTATATTTATTGAGTAACTACTGTATGACATGTCGTGGCCGTAGCAACCCTTGTCCTTTTTACAACGTGAACTACTAAATCTGCTGCTACTACTAACCTCTCAGGACCTGTGCTGGCTGTAGATCAATGTTTATTGAGAAGTAATATCTCCCAAAATGTCAGCTTGTTTGCTATCAGGGCTGCCGTAGCagttaaaaaaagggaaatgtactTTTCAGACAGGGTTTGCACTTACTGAAGTTGATATTAGACGATTACAATATAAGCCTTTATGCAGATGATATGTTACTTCTCTTAGTAATTTGAATTTTGCTCACCAACAAAATTGCCCCAAATataataatactgtatatactttCAATTTATTTATCACTGCGTTCCCTCTTAAGATAAACAGAACAAGTGTTGCTTTTTCTTCTGTGACGATGAAGCTCCACAAGTGTTATTTTAGTCGTTTTTCTACTTTAAATCTCGTGTATTGTATCGCATCATTCTCTCTGTGCTACTGTACGTTAAACACCGGATGCCTCCTTTGGTCTTGGATAAAACAAGAAAGATTGTTATTTTCTAAcgatgtattttttaataataagaTTTGGTTTGGAAGTTGTGTTCACGAGATATCGTTAGCTAGGTATCGGAAGTGTTGCATCAGCTTTCGGCTGGTTCTAAAACACGCCTGACTCTGGAGTTATGCAAGAGGATTTTTTTATGTTATGCTGTGTGTTTTGAACTTGCACAAACAGAAACTGAGGGAGTGTAATGAAAGAGAGGTTAGCAGGATATAGCAAAGGAATCTGCTCATCAGAATTTCAATAGTTTCCAGTAAGTCTACCCCAACATCAAACATCATGTTAGCACCGTCAGCTTCTGAGGTCATCTTAAAGGTTTGTCGCTATTGGGAAACATCTCCATTAAGAGTGATTATTTATCACCTTACTGTCACAGTGAGGACTGAAGTTTAATATTGTATGGTTGGATGGTAGAAGAAGAAGGTTTATATGGTTTATTAAGAAGGAAATTACCTAAGAGTGACTCGGTTAAAGGGACGCAGGCGTCTGTTCacagtgtgtatgttgttttgtggttgtgttgtgttgctAGTCATAAGCACTGATGTATTTTGTCGTGCCTACTTCTACTGATAGAGGCAGTTCCTGTTTTCTCTGTAGCATCACATAGACAAAATTAATAAACTGTAAGCTGTCAGGTACAACTGCACTGCTACTACCAATGTGTTCTTcttccatctttgtttttgatACCTTGTCAATTAAAATCTGTATTGAAAATGTAACCGCTCCtggtctttgtgttttgttttgggatAAAGTCTGGGAACACTTCAAAAGACGctaacatatttttgtaggacgacacagaagttagcattgcaaagGCTCCTTCGACAAAAAGTCAAtgggattttggattattgcaaaaaataatctctgtggcaaacacacgttttgTGATTCAGATAATCTCATATATGTACATCACTTTATCATTTTAGAGTGTAAAgtctgcagaaataaaaagctaacgttatgcttaaaggaactacagcacggtcacatgacttcacgtaagcaccgctaagctaaaggaggctaatattgggctataaaggaactacagcacggtcacatgacttcacgtaagcaccgctaagctaaaggcggctaatgttggtctataaaggaactacagcacggtcacatgacttcacgtaagcaccgctaagctaaaggaggctaatgttggtctataaaggaactacagcacggtcacatgacttcacgtcaccaccgctaagctaaaggcggctaatgttgggctataaaggaactacagcacggtcacatgacttcacatcaccaccgctaagctaaaggaggctaatgttgggctataaaggaactacagcacggtcacatgacttcacgtcaccaccgctaagctaaaggcggctaatgttcggaGTGCTAACAATAAGTAATCTTATTAAGACACTttttagcaaccgctgttttcagattcaccagtggggtatttactgaagtatttcaTGTCTTCCAGGGTCAGAAAACCCGTAACTCAAGTAAGTAATTTCCGGGTTTATTGGTCAAAGCTCGGGTGTATATTAATACTGTTTAGTGTAAAGAATACAGACAAACTAAAGGCTCTGATGATATGTTGTAGTTTGTCCTCTAGATCAAAGgcttaaataaagtaataacaCCCTAAGCAGTCGTTGGCTTTTCTTTGGAGATAAACACATCAACCCTAAACTGGTTTAGCTACAACCTTGTATTTTagtatataaagaaaaatatgcagGAAAACATACAGTAGGAGGCGTAAAGGAAGTGGACGGGTTGCACCTTTAGGCAGACAACTCCATAACATAAAGTCAGTTGACTCCCTGTGAAATAAGAGCAGCTGTCTGTGTGCTGAAGAGAGACAAGACTGGACATGTCGACTGTTCAcaaaggaagagggagagagatatgGCTTCACCTTTGGTATCTTTGAAGATAAGATGTGAAATAGTtttcagaaaacaacaaacctgCCGGCCCAGCCCCGAATAATCTCACATCTCCGTccacagaaatgtaaaacacacacaaaacctggAATGAAGACCAGAATTGGATCACGTTTCGATGTATGAAGGATTAGCTTTTTAAAGAGAAAGCTTCTTTTCTGTTTAATCAATTCAaatttggtgtgtttttttgcaattgCCTAAACCTCTGGCAGGTGTTGACACATTAGACACATGCAATTACTGTAATTATGTAACACTAGGTCAAATTGAACACATTAACCcaattttgaaatatttgtaaatCTGTTAGCAACTCGTAAAAGGACCTTTACTTTTGGTCCATTTCGATGCTTACACAGTACATAGCAGCACAGTAGCTCTCTGTTGTGATACTACTCCAAGTAAAAGTAACATGGCTGAGTATTTCTTCCAAAACAGGGTGGAAAATCTGATAAGATTCTTGCTTATTTCCCATTCATCAAATGCTTAATGGGGTGGGGTTCTCCATGACAGTTAGAACCATGCACCAAGTTCCCACAATGCCTCTGGTGTTGCTTTAAGTCATTTTTCTGGACGTGTTTGTGATTTGTAGCTAATTACCCTATAGTTGCACAAGCAGCTAATTGGCCTGCAGCAGAGAACCCCACCTTCCCCATCATCAAACGAACAAAACAATGGCAGGCGCTCCGTCCAGGTGTGCGGGTTTCTGCTTGAAAGTCGGCATGTCATCACCCGACCCGTCGGAAATGACTCCAGCATGGTTTGATAATGCTTCATTGTCCTCACGAGTCTCCAAGGTCCACAGATCTTTGGGCGGACAAGACATCTTAACACacatttcaccctctgtctgaaaccagagcccagtctgctctgattggttagctggtcggctctgttgtgattggtcaaatgcttagagctgtcccgccccttagcctatcaggtacaatgtgttcgagcactagccaatagaagtgcaagtgttacatagtgatgacaTTATGTTCCGTAAGTAAACAAAGGCGACAAAAGGAGGGCAAGGggggagggaactttgggattttagccattgcagactatttacatgcactgaaaaccccccaaaaagcataatggggcctctctttaaaaatgtgctaCTTTCTTTATACAGAGGAGACAAGTGGATTATATAAGAATAGATCATGTTGGTGCGGTTACGGCTAGTTTCATAAGTAAGCCAAGTTTCAGCGGTCTTAAATTAAACGGTTACATGGAAAAGCTAACTGCTCCCGTGTTCTGAACAGGTTCggacaggaatgtgtgtgtgatatacaGTAAATGAGTCTATTATCCTGCCATGACGAAACTCCTCATATCTTTATCCTTAGGCTTTATCAGTGCACTCTTTTTCGTGGTACACACCCATGGAATTAAAGCTGTAAggtaaatgtagtgaagtaaaaaaggTCCTTTTACCTAAAACAAAAGAACCAAGTTAGCTTCTCCAGAGCCAGCGGCGCTGCTCTGCACGGATGAGGTGTGATTGGGGGAATGACTCGTAGTAAGTTAAAAAGCTGCTCTTTATTTCACAAGTTCTTATGAGAACTACAGTTGAAGCGGAAGTGAGAGCTTTCGTCATGAGGTGAATCCATATATTAGGATGTGTTCTCAGGTCAGCGGGGGTCACACTGAGGACACAACTAGAGTTTCTCTCCATCCAGAGTTTTGTTCTGGGAAGTCCTTTCCGTCTGTACCAATAACTTACATCACACCGATGACACACCGGGTGTTTCCTGAAGTGAATGTGTGTCAGTGGTTCTCAGtatattacatttagctgacgcttttatctgaagcgacttacaataagtgcaaaaacatagagaatcaaaccCAGAACAACAAGGAAGAGCAGGTATGTTCACTTCATGCAAGTCCCAAAAAATGAAGAgagttttaatatatatattttcctccTTTATTCTAAGCATCCTGTAACTTACATTCTGAAAGGAAAACAGGAGGCCCTTAAATGATCTAAGAATGAGGACAGTGGTGAAGCATTGAACAgcaacacacattaaaaaaatgtaaatgtgtctcgtcttttattttgttaaactaaTAAAGacaatggaaaaagaaaatgtggccTGCCAACGGTTCCTAACAGGATGTTGGCCAATTGGGGccaaagtacacacacacacacacacacacacacacacacacacacacacacacacacacacacacacacacacacacacacacaggaagatgATTTGTCATTGGGGGAAAATCTGATGCAAGCAGAGGTAAAGTCAGTGATGCAACGTGGGTATCGTAACGTTTGACCAGAAGCATCCTGTGTgcgggggtcagaggtcacagatgaacacacactcagagaggACTCACATCAGGGTCATCACACTGATTAAAGACACAGCGTAAAGTACTGTAAATCACGGGTCTCCGGTGGGGGTCTGTGACCTCCAGTATGGCTGGATCATTTTagaatgaaatcaaatataaaatataaaatatttaaatcaaaaatatgaaGTTAAGGTAAAGAATatgaaagataaaataaaaggtaaaatatgtatacaaggaaattaaagtaaaacaaattaaaaacatgaaacgAAAATAGAATCAGTAAATAGATTCACACTAAGATTCAAATGTTCGGTCCAatatacaaaatgttaatacaAACAATTCAAGGTAGagtaaaatatatgtaaaataaagaagaaatacaaatgtataccAACATTGTGATTTAGAGTAAAATTATGCAATATaggaaaaagtaaaatatgtgtaCAAACATAGAAGGTACAAATGTAATAAGAAGAATGTTTAAAACGTATATAAATACAGAACATTAAATagaatacatatataatattatatatatattaaaacatggGAAGTTAACGTAGAATGTACTCAAATAGAATTTAAAACTAGACCCAGTTTAAAATGCAACAGGATTTGATCCACAAACAGAACTGCTTCCTCTTGTGCTGACACATTAATGAAGTACAAGGAACTTGCGTTTCAGGAAGTGTTGCATAAATCATACATTGGTTAACCTGAGGCATGATGTGCATTCACTTAAATTCCCTTTTCAGAGACAATCAGGAAGTAAGGCAGGCATGGAGAAACACTGGTGGGGACCATTTgcataaaaagtgaaaaaataaatgataaagaatTACATAACAGGAGCAAAAAAATCAACGAGACAAGGAAGCAAAGCTTTTAAAAGAGTTCCTGGGTAAGTGGAACAGCGAAGGGACTAAGGAGGGGAAACCCGATCACAGTCAGATAAAAACAGGAGGGAAGGTTTTGCATTTCTGATCCTTTTGTCTGTAGAATTTACCAAGAAATCCATGCAGTGTGTTCAAGTCAGAACAGAGTGCTTTACCAAAGAGATGGGGCAGGATTTTATGAGTCTGTTTCccaacaaaataatacaattgatgcaaaaacaatatgcaaatTGAGAATATGATGCAACACTGCGGGCCCGCTCTTGTTTGCAAAACCATAATGAAgtgtgtgtctctactttaaagagtcctctcctgctgatgttcaggtgtatatcagtatgtagtgtctctacttcaaagagtcctctcctgctgatgttcaggtgtatatcagtatgtagagtctctactttaaagagtcctctgctgctgatgttcaggtgtatatcagtatgtagagtctctactttaaagagtcctctcctgctgatgttcaggtgtatatcagtatgtagtgtctctacttcaaagagtcctctcctgctgatgttcaggtgtatatcagtatgtagagtctctactttaaagagtcctctcctgctgatgttcaggtgtatatcagtatgtagagtctctactttaaagagcccagtctgctctgattggttagctgtccggctctgttgtgattggacaaccgtttagagatgtcccttcCCTTTAGtccatcacgtacaatgtgttggagcgctaaccaaaAGAAGCCTGATtgatacatagtgatgtcaacacagggatttgagcctttgcagattATTTACTTGCACTAAAATCTTtatatcacactacaggaaagggaaaccaccagcaagcagaatatggcctctttaaaataaaactgctgGACTTTATGAACTCCTAAGAGTCTGAAGAAATTGCTTTTTCTGGAACCCTTTTTTGTAGGAGGCAAGTTCCAATGAAGCATGTTTCCACAGAGAGGGGAAAGGCGCTGACCTTCTTCGGATAAATGTGTGAGTCGACTGCAACCGCGATATTTCAAAGGAATTGATGTTTAACACCGTATAAGCAGGGTGAAGATCTCACATGAGTAATACAGTGGTTTGGGTTTGGGGGGAATTACAGGCATCCAGCTGCTCCCAGAGGAAGACACTGTCCTCAGAAAACATCTTGATTTCTCATTTTTTACATGAAACGAGTTATGGGAAAGCTTCAATCTGATGCAGGGCTTCTTTCTTCATGACCAAGTTCTGAAAATCAAAGAATTGAGAACTTTTATtgagagacttttttttaatatatatttttgggggctttttgcctttaatcggataggacagtggagagtgacaggaaagtgggagagagagtcggggtgggatccggaaaggaccacatgtcgggaatcgaacccgggtctCCGGCGTGCGGTGCAGGTGCTCCAGCCACTTGCGCCACGGCCTGGGCCTTGAGAGACATTTTTAACGCCTTGCATCTGTATTCATTTCACAAGAATGCTATTTCAAGTCCCACGAAAGCAATCTTTGGGAATTGGTCTTTAAGTATCAGTGATAGAAGAAAACATCCTTAGCATTTGTTATCATTAAGTCAGAAGTTTATCTCCAACCTTCAGGGAACTCTTTAAAGTCTCATGCAATATTAACCCTCTGAGGTAATATCTTGGCGCGGCATGTTGGTCTTCCAGAGAAATCACCAAGAATCCACTCCACAGTTCAGccgaagtgtgtgtgtgtgtgtgtgtgtgtgtgtgtgtgtgtgtgtgtgtgtgtgtgtgtgtgtgtgtgtgtgtgtgtgtgtgtgtgtgtgtgtgtgtgtgaaattgaGTGTGCGAGCGTGTGGGGGTTTCTGAAAAAAGCTATATGGGCTTTAATTCACTGAAGCTTTGAATAACTCCACCCAGaatctgaatgtttttaaaGCCAACATCCACTTGCAACTAATGCATGATGAATGTTTTCACGGATATGTTTAGACAATCAAATCACCTAGTTAGTCATCCCGGTCCTCAAAAATAGAAATTAAACTAATATTATTGTGATGaacgtttgtttttgtttacgtTTGTCTGAGCAGGCGTGTTGATATTCCTCAGAACCGCTCTCCGAGTTACTTCCTGTTAAGGCACTATTTACCCCCGGTTGCTAGGAGGCCAGACAAGTGCTGTCATTCTGAAACTGATTTGAGGTCGGTTTCAGAGTGACTTCAGTTTCCCGCTTGTGGAGctagagagaaaacaaacactgagcgCTTGTTTCAATTAGCCCGGAGCCCCATGTGGGCGGAGTTAAGACACAGCAGGACAGTTTCCCTTAAGTAGTCAAAGGAAAATAGACAAACCCaactctgctgtgtgtttgagtaatttattcagttttattttgatgtttttacaACGAGTGTACATGCAATGTGGCAAACCGCAACCACCTGGTGCTCACCCAGGagaacaataaacacacaccctGGAAAGTCGCTGAAAATGCTCTTATCCTCCTGGAAATCTCATGCATGCTCTGGAGTTTGGCTTAGTGaagctttttttaatgctatctTTGTGCCCTGCAATACTgcaatattattgttttatatatttcatgtagctatacttttattttattttatatttattctttaatttacattttaaatgttatttttatttcattgttttattcagatattattttattttatttatttatttgaattcatttacatttttacttaatgTTTATGATTTATTGATCACATATGTAAGTTACTAAGGATTTCCCTGCGGTGTGTAAAGAGCAGACACTGACGCATCGAGGACGTCGCCACAGTTTTTGTGGTCAAATCAGGGAAGTCTAACTTTCTGTAAGTGTCGTCTAACGTAACCACACTCTCTGATCTCTGATGCAGGTGACTCCAACATGAACTCGCTTCATAGCATGGGGTCACATCCCAGAATATGCTTCTGCAACATGCATCAAGATGTCCGCAGTCACTAAGGAAACTCGTGACACACGTGAGGTTTCCTGCAGTTTCCATACATCAGTCACTGACTTCATGAATCACAGGTTGTTATCTCGTCTTATTGTGGCTTTAAAAGATCATATCTGAGCCTAACAATTGATGACTCCTGCTTCTGAATGTTCCACACATTATAAAGGATttcacaaatattaaaatgacatccaattcaatgtatttttgtaaatgaaatatcCTTCTGTCATGTGAAGAATATAAACTAAAGCCTGCAGatattaatatgaataaatcCTGAACAGTGTGACTGTGGCTCTAAGGGAGTGCGGTCATCTTTCCACCAGTAGGTTGTTGGTTCGATCCCCACCCGCGCAatcaacatgtggatgtgtccttgggcaagatcCTGAACCCATGAGTTGCTCCCGATagccaacggtgtgtgtgtgtgtgtgtgtgtgtgtgtgtgtgtgtgtgtgtgtgtgtgtgtgtgtgtgtgttgacttccctagagcaagtggttctgctctgcatgaatgaggagTGAATTGGTGAATGACTCGCAGTGTGTAAAGCGATTTGAGGGGTCCAGAAGACCTGATGAAGAGATATAGAAGTACATTTACCATCTAACAATTAGTTGTTCTGCAGGAAATCAAAACCTAAAACGCAGGctgttttgaattattattttactgtaagacattcatttaaaaacattgatcTCAAATCAGTAATGACTTATGATGAGAAGAGCTGTCCCTTTGTTTGCTATACTGATATATAATCTCGTGTATTACAGGActgtccaccagagggcgctCCAGCTGCACTTCACACCTGTAGTCCCCACTGTCTTTAGACATGgacaacagcgccctctgtggGTGCACTGCTGAATTACACCCTGGGTGGGTTTACACAGAAATActttcagaaaaacagatgcTTTAACAGACTGACAtagcaaaaacatttcccattaTCCTGCACTATTTCTTTGTAATTATCATTAATaaaatatccatatttattttctgctttacaaTGCACATTTAACATAAA
The sequence above is drawn from the Eleginops maclovinus isolate JMC-PN-2008 ecotype Puerto Natales chromosome 15, JC_Emac_rtc_rv5, whole genome shotgun sequence genome and encodes:
- the atf3 gene encoding cyclic AMP-dependent transcription factor ATF-3, yielding MMLQHTGPSLADISCSALVPCLSPPGSLTLDDFTNFTPIVKEELRLAIQSKRLSNGLSADVSSDCSSSDLTSLHYQDGQGVKREFTPQEQERRKRRRERNKVAAAKCRNRKKEKTETLQQESEKLETVNAELKAQIEELKTQKQQLVYMLNLHRPTCIVRAQNGQTPEDERNLFIQHIKESTLQFHNLVSSSTTSTATSTSSSTSFSTLAPLDGGLLTLDSIHCH